From the genome of Candidatus Buchananbacteria bacterium, one region includes:
- the eno gene encoding phosphopyruvate hydratase — translation MSKLIIKSVQALEILDSRGNPTVQVTVRLSDGSVGTASVPSGASTGVHEALELRDGDMRRYGGKGVMKAVNNVNKKIAPKLIGKDPTTQRELDQLMIKLDGTANKSNLGANAILGVSLAVARAAALSQRLPLYRYIRKAFRLPYKTWQLPIPTMNILNGGAHADWALDIQEFMIVPLQKTMSERLRCGAEVFHALGKIIKAQGFDTLKGDEGGYAPRLKGNEEAFGVIMKAITQAGYVPGKNVKLAIDAAASEFFDNQTGNYNLRADKKILSAAKLIELEQSWVNKYPIMSIEDGLSEDDWDNWITLTNVLGKKISLVGDDLFVTNVDRLKRGIQLGVGNAILVKLNQIGSLSETVDAIELAHKHKYQTSISHRSGETSDTTIADLAVAVSSEFIKTGSLSRSERVAKYNRLLEIEQEIKS, via the coding sequence ATGAGTAAGCTGATAATTAAATCTGTTCAGGCGCTAGAGATTCTCGATTCACGCGGTAACCCAACGGTGCAGGTCACGGTGCGTTTGAGTGACGGCAGTGTTGGTACAGCATCAGTTCCTTCAGGAGCATCAACCGGCGTTCATGAAGCCTTAGAGTTACGCGACGGTGATATGAGGCGATATGGTGGTAAGGGTGTTATGAAGGCGGTGAATAATGTAAATAAAAAAATTGCCCCAAAATTAATCGGTAAAGATCCGACAACGCAGCGCGAACTTGATCAATTAATGATTAAGCTTGACGGAACGGCGAACAAATCAAACCTTGGCGCTAATGCTATTTTGGGTGTTTCGCTGGCAGTGGCCCGGGCCGCGGCGCTCTCGCAGCGGTTGCCGCTATATCGGTACATCCGAAAAGCTTTTCGGTTACCCTATAAAACCTGGCAGCTACCAATACCGACCATGAATATCCTTAACGGTGGCGCGCACGCTGACTGGGCGCTTGATATTCAGGAATTTATGATCGTACCTTTGCAAAAGACGATGAGCGAACGCTTGCGGTGCGGTGCGGAAGTTTTTCACGCCTTGGGTAAGATTATCAAAGCTCAAGGGTTTGATACTTTGAAGGGGGACGAAGGCGGCTATGCGCCGCGCCTGAAAGGCAATGAAGAAGCGTTTGGTGTTATTATGAAGGCTATTACTCAGGCGGGGTATGTGCCTGGTAAAAATGTTAAGCTGGCGATTGATGCTGCCGCTTCAGAGTTTTTTGATAACCAAACCGGCAATTATAATTTACGAGCTGATAAAAAAATCTTAAGTGCAGCCAAATTAATTGAACTGGAGCAGTCATGGGTAAATAAATATCCAATTATGTCAATTGAAGACGGGCTTAGTGAAGACGATTGGGATAACTGGATTACGCTCACTAACGTTTTGGGTAAAAAGATTAGTTTGGTGGGAGACGATTTGTTTGTGACTAATGTCGACCGACTTAAGAGGGGAATTCAGCTTGGGGTTGGTAATGCAATTTTGGTTAAATTAAATCAAATTGGCAGCTTGTCCGAAACGGTTGATGCGATTGAGTTAGCGCATAAGCATAAATACCAAACTTCAATTTCACACCGATCGGGCGAAACTTCTGACACCACGATTGCTGACTTGGCGGTGGCGGTTAGTTCAGAATTTATTAAGACAGGCTCGCTGTCACGAAGTGAACGGGTAGCAAAGTATAACCGACTCTTGGAAATTGAACAGGAAATCAAAAGCTAG
- a CDS encoding SIMPL domain-containing protein (The SIMPL domain is named for its presence in mouse protein SIMPL (signalling molecule that associates with mouse pelle-like kinase). Bacterial member BP26, from Brucella, was shown to assemble into a channel-like structure, while YggE from E. coli has been associated with resistance to oxidative stress.) — MDTNIEKKVLKIKPPVWGLVLATIIVVLLVIFLGALTRNELKKYDYIGRSDEKTYTITIDGEGKVTAIPDIAQVSLGIQTDNAKVEIAQKENSEKMNNLIKEVKALGVEDKDIKTVGYNIYPRYDYTDGRSILRGYQVSQSVVVKIRDLEKIGDMLDMAGRVGANQVSGVNFDIDEPEVLRQEAREKALANAKEKAESLAKVAGVKLGKLVSFNESANGYPVYARSYAMLDEAAGLAKEAAAPAIEAGSQEIIVNVTVTYEVL; from the coding sequence ATGGATACAAATATCGAAAAAAAGGTTTTAAAAATCAAACCGCCGGTTTGGGGCTTGGTACTAGCCACAATTATCGTGGTACTGTTGGTAATTTTCCTAGGGGCTTTAACCAGGAATGAATTAAAGAAATATGATTACATCGGCCGCAGTGATGAAAAGACTTATACAATTACTATTGACGGTGAAGGAAAAGTAACAGCGATTCCTGATATTGCTCAAGTGTCTTTAGGAATTCAGACTGACAATGCTAAGGTTGAAATCGCTCAAAAAGAGAATTCTGAAAAAATGAATAACTTGATCAAAGAGGTAAAGGCATTGGGAGTTGAGGATAAAGACATTAAAACGGTTGGTTACAATATTTATCCGCGATATGACTATACTGACGGCCGCAGCATTTTGCGTGGGTATCAGGTGAGCCAGTCGGTAGTAGTAAAAATCAGAGATTTGGAAAAAATTGGTGATATGTTGGATATGGCCGGCCGCGTTGGCGCCAACCAGGTCAGCGGCGTTAATTTTGATATTGATGAACCGGAAGTTCTAAGACAGGAAGCTCGGGAGAAAGCCTTGGCCAATGCTAAAGAAAAGGCTGAGAGTTTGGCTAAAGTTGCGGGGGTTAAACTTGGTAAGCTGGTTTCTTTTAATGAGTCGGCTAATGGGTACCCGGTTTACGCCAGGAGTTATGCGATGCTTGATGAGGCGGCCGGATTGGCCAAAGAAGCGGCGGCTCCAGCGATTGAAGCTGGTAGCCAGGAAATTATTGTTAACGTGACAGTAACATACGAAGTCTTGTAA
- a CDS encoding phosphoglycerate kinase, translating to MKLKSITSVKDLSGKKVLLRVAYDLPLTKKGANYVVADDRRITETLPTIKYLLKNNCKIVLLSWLKRPEGKVVDKYKMDPVAKRLATLIKKPVKKLDDCVGPKVYEAVSRMKNGELIMLENVRFYAEEEKNNKLFSALLAHGFDLVVFDAFAQSHRVHSSTVGITKLLPTYAGLLLEKEITQLSKINKKPKKPLVIVLGGAKISDKVDVLQELVKIADKILIGGGLANIFLKADGTPIGDSFVEDVFVDKAKRKKVNFVSLARTIYRKNKDKIILPTDLIAGNKMDQQALIEIVDVSQKQTINKRWKFLDIGPATIARYLAEIKKAKTIFFNGPMGVFEIDKFAFGTKKIAEAISRNRQAITVVGGGDTEMVLQKYHLEGKFTHVSTGGGASLVFLSGKELPALKSIIKK from the coding sequence ATGAAGCTAAAATCAATTACCAGCGTCAAAGACCTTAGCGGAAAAAAGGTTTTACTGCGAGTGGCCTATGATTTGCCGCTGACAAAAAAAGGTGCGAATTATGTTGTAGCCGATGACCGACGGATCACCGAAACTTTACCAACGATAAAATATTTACTGAAGAACAATTGCAAAATTGTTCTTTTATCTTGGCTTAAAAGACCAGAAGGCAAAGTGGTTGATAAGTATAAAATGGATCCGGTGGCAAAACGTTTGGCAACATTGATAAAGAAACCGGTTAAAAAACTTGATGACTGCGTCGGACCAAAAGTATATGAGGCCGTAAGCCGGATGAAAAATGGCGAACTTATTATGCTGGAAAATGTCCGGTTTTATGCGGAAGAAGAAAAAAATAATAAATTATTTTCCGCACTTTTGGCTCACGGCTTTGATTTAGTTGTATTTGACGCCTTTGCACAGTCGCACCGAGTCCACTCTTCAACGGTAGGGATCACGAAACTATTACCCACCTATGCTGGGCTGTTATTGGAAAAAGAAATTACGCAACTAAGTAAAATTAATAAAAAACCTAAAAAGCCGTTGGTAATTGTTTTGGGTGGCGCCAAAATTTCTGATAAGGTAGACGTTTTGCAGGAGTTAGTAAAAATCGCCGACAAAATTTTAATCGGCGGCGGTTTGGCTAATATTTTTTTGAAAGCTGATGGTACGCCAATCGGAGATTCTTTTGTGGAAGATGTGTTTGTCGACAAAGCCAAACGAAAAAAAGTTAATTTTGTATCTTTGGCCCGGACGATTTACCGTAAGAACAAAGATAAAATTATTTTACCGACAGATTTAATCGCCGGAAATAAAATGGATCAGCAGGCGTTGATTGAGATTGTTGACGTATCACAAAAACAAACTATCAATAAGCGTTGGAAATTTTTGGATATTGGTCCGGCCACTATTGCCCGATATCTAGCAGAAATTAAAAAAGCTAAAACTATTTTTTTCAATGGTCCGATGGGTGTCTTTGAAATTGACAAATTTGCGTTTGGCACTAAGAAAATTGCCGAAGCAATCAGTCGTAATCGTCAGGCGATTACAGTGGTTGGCGGCGGCGATACTGAAATGGTTTTGCAGAAGTATCATCTGGAAGGAAAATTTACCCATGTCTCAACCGGCGGCGGCGCCAGTTTAGTCTTTTTATCCGGCAAGGAGTTGCCAGCATTAAAATCAATTATTAAAAAATAA
- a CDS encoding 2,3-bisphosphoglycerate-independent phosphoglycerate mutase, whose product MNKNLSKTKKPLVLLVLDGFGIAPKSDANAIELAKKPNYDALLKKYSHTELVAHGREVGLPADQPGNSEAGHMNIGAGRVVDQDSVYISKAISTGKFFKNPAFEAAYVHTQKNNSDLHLMGMLSDGGSAHSDPDHLLALLSWTRKKKIKNVYLHIFTDGRDSVPHGALKMVEALMRSLKNKETKNGVRTGEWIATIMGRFYAMDRKKEWSRTEAAYDAMVMAKGIKIKSPQAAITQSYNRGETDEFIRPYVICRQDKPIAKIKDKDAIIFFNLRSDRARQLAKSFVQDGFNELNPGSFKRKKVLKDILFTAMTDFGPDLGAILTAFPSEDITGTLPMVLKDRKQLYIAEKEKYAHVTYFFNGGYADPVNGEDRVVLDSPPVDSYDQVPEMSTRKITSRVLKSLDSYDFIVINFAAADMIAHTGNIQACIKAVEAIDESIGKIAAAVLKRNGIFIITADHGNAEKMLDLETREMYTEHTTNPVPFILIEKSDKKRKLKKGKLGDIAPTILKLLNAKKPKEMTGKSLI is encoded by the coding sequence ATGAATAAGAATCTTTCCAAAACAAAAAAACCGTTAGTGCTGTTGGTTTTAGACGGCTTTGGTATCGCGCCCAAGTCGGACGCAAACGCGATTGAATTAGCAAAGAAACCAAATTATGACGCGTTGCTGAAAAAATATTCTCATACCGAGTTGGTTGCTCACGGCAGGGAGGTCGGTTTACCGGCCGACCAACCTGGAAATTCAGAAGCTGGACACATGAATATCGGCGCTGGCCGGGTTGTTGATCAGGATTCGGTTTATATTTCTAAGGCAATTAGTACTGGTAAATTCTTTAAGAATCCAGCCTTTGAGGCGGCGTATGTTCATACGCAAAAAAATAATTCTGACCTGCATTTGATGGGAATGTTGTCTGACGGCGGCAGCGCTCATAGCGACCCGGATCATTTGTTGGCGCTGTTAAGTTGGACCAGGAAAAAAAAGATTAAAAATGTATATTTGCATATCTTTACCGATGGTCGAGATTCGGTGCCGCACGGTGCGTTAAAAATGGTTGAGGCACTGATGCGGTCACTAAAGAATAAAGAAACTAAAAATGGTGTCAGGACGGGTGAGTGGATTGCAACGATTATGGGGCGATTTTATGCTATGGATCGAAAGAAAGAATGGTCAAGAACTGAAGCCGCGTATGACGCGATGGTGATGGCGAAAGGAATAAAAATAAAAAGTCCGCAGGCGGCAATAACTCAGTCGTATAACCGCGGTGAAACAGATGAATTTATTAGGCCCTATGTGATTTGTCGCCAGGATAAACCAATTGCTAAAATCAAAGATAAGGATGCAATAATCTTTTTTAATTTACGGTCTGATCGGGCAAGGCAACTGGCAAAATCGTTTGTTCAAGACGGGTTTAATGAATTAAATCCTGGTTCGTTCAAAAGAAAAAAAGTTTTGAAAGATATTTTGTTTACCGCTATGACTGATTTTGGTCCTGACCTGGGAGCCATTTTAACTGCTTTTCCTTCTGAAGATATTACTGGAACGTTACCGATGGTATTAAAAGACAGGAAGCAGCTTTATATTGCCGAGAAGGAAAAGTATGCTCACGTAACATACTTCTTTAATGGCGGTTATGCCGACCCGGTTAATGGGGAAGATCGAGTAGTGCTTGACTCGCCGCCGGTTGATTCTTATGATCAGGTTCCGGAAATGTCAACTCGTAAAATCACCAGCAGGGTTTTAAAATCGCTTGATAGTTATGATTTTATTGTCATTAATTTTGCCGCCGCCGATATGATTGCTCATACCGGAAACATTCAGGCTTGCATTAAGGCAGTTGAGGCAATTGATGAATCAATCGGTAAAATCGCTGCGGCAGTGCTTAAACGAAACGGGATATTTATTATTACGGCGGACCACGGTAATGCTGAGAAAATGCTGGACTTAGAGACGCGAGAGATGTATACTGAGCACACGACCAATCCGGTTCCCTTTATATTAATTGAGAAGTCTGACAAGAAAAGAAAATTGAAAAAAGGAAAGTTGGGAGACATCGCCCCAACTATTTTAAAGTTATTGAATGCTAAAAAACCGAAAGAAATGACGGGTAAAAGTTTAATTTAA